Proteins encoded in a region of the Phoenix dactylifera cultivar Barhee BC4 chromosome 3, palm_55x_up_171113_PBpolish2nd_filt_p, whole genome shotgun sequence genome:
- the LOC103702215 gene encoding uncharacterized protein LOC103702215: MNTGTRIPAEAEIEGLLKKLNKPSVKTIQSEDGDVVDCVDIYKQPAFDHPLLKNHTIMVRFLSCLMRPSFLPKVKKDNFSLEATGQQIWQRRGSCPSGTIPIQRIRKRDLLKAGSFGHGGLSTYEPQNCTVQTAGATESELQPYYGVKAYISVWDLLVVSGEWSLNSVAAVNHGSLVEAGWGNLSTFPLMRKAHLGLQFNAFQDDIQQSWWFLLSDEIVGYWPMSIVPNLPSAKQVEWLGKVCDTETRGYHTTTQMGNGHFPSEGHLKSSFFRDMFMKTKHADFDYPLHLEYTKIRHCYDVEQDEYAVHLYYGGPGGPCCDGRCS; encoded by the exons ATGAATACAG GGACTAGAATTCCAGCAGAAGCTGAAATAGAGGGACTTCTGAAAAAACTCAACAAGCCATCAGTAAAGACCATACAG AGTGAAGATGGCGACGTCGTTGACTGTGTTGACATTTACAAGCAACCTGCCTTCGATCATCCTCTACTAAAGAACCATACTATCATGGTTAGGTTTTTATCTTGTCTA ATGAGGCCGAGTTTTTTACCCAAGGTGAAGAAAGATAACTTTTCCTTGGAAGCAACCGGCCAACAAATATGGCAGAGGAGAGGAAGCTGCCCAAGTGGAACAATTCCCATTCAGAGAATCCGaaagagagaccttctgaaagCTGGATCCTTCGGACATGGTGGTTTGAGCACTTACGAGCCACAGAATTGTACAGTACAA ACTGCTGGAGCAACGGAGAGTGAGCTACAGCCATATTATGGAGTCAAAGCATATATTAGCGTTTGGGATCTGCTTGTTGTGAGTGGAGAATGGAGCTTGAACTCAGTTGCAGCAGTAAATCATGGGAGCTTGGTCGAAGCTGGATGGGGA AACCTTAGTACATTTCCTTTAATGAGAAAGGCTCATCTTGGTCTTCAATTTAATGCATTTCAG GACGATATCCAACAAAGTTGGTGGTTCTTACTTTCTGATGAAATAGTTGGGTATTGGCCAATGTCCATAGTCCCTAATCTTCCTTCTGCCAAACAAGTTGAATGGCTAGGGAAAGTCTGTGACACGGAAACCAGAGGCTATCACACCACCACACAGATGGGGAACGGCCATTTTCCCAGCGAAGGCCATCTGAAATCATCATTCTTCAGGGACATGTTTATGAAGACTAAACACGCGGACTTCGATTATCCATTGCATTTGGAGTATACCAAAATTCGTCATTGTTATGATGTGGAGCAGGATGAATACGCAGTGCATTTATATTACGGCGGACCAGGTGGTCCATGCTGCGATGGACGCTGCAGCTGA